The Macaca nemestrina isolate mMacNem1 chromosome 17, mMacNem.hap1, whole genome shotgun sequence genome contains the following window.
ATGGCCTGGTAGAGCAGCAGCGGGAGCAGGGTCGCTGCAGTGGGCGCTGGCTTGGGAAGGCGCTGTGTGTGGTTGTGGCATTCATTGTCCAAACCCAGCATAGTGCCAAGTCTGTCTTAAAAAGGTATCTATGCTCACACTTTCAGGCAAATCAAGAACAGGTGGGTCCGAGGGGCTGAGGGTGTGGTCTGGGTGTCTCACCAACCTCATGTCCGCTCTGTCTGCTCCATCTGCAGCATCCGGGGTGCCGCAGCTGGTGGAGCCGGTGCTCTGGGACTACGCGGCCGACCTGGATGTGCATGGCAAGGGTCAGTGCCAAGGTGGGGGTGCGTTGTCGTGGCTACATGACTGGGAAGGCCATCCCTGACCCTGTGACCCTGCAGCCCAACTGCCCAGCCTAGGGCCTGCACAGGTAGAGGCCAGGGCACAGCTCCAGCAGACCCCAGCCCTGCACCGGTGCCTCACCTTCCCATTCTACCAGTGTTTTCCACCAGTGTTTTCCAGTGAGCAGGTGAACCAGGGGCCACGTAAGCTCTGGAGTCTCCCTGACTGGGACCCAGGCCGGCCACCTACACTCTGGAGTCTCCCACGCTGGGACCCAGTGGCTGTCACTGGCGGCTCCTGTGTCGGCTCTGGGTATAGCCCCGGGAGACATGTCCGGGGCCACGTCGGCCGCCTCCCCGGGAGCCACTCACCTGTTTGCTTTCTCACTCAGTCCTCCTCATGCAGAAGTACTGGCGGTGCGGCTTTCCGCGGCTGTGGGCAGCCAGTGCCTTCAAGGGTGCCACAGGGCCCAGCCAGGCCGTGCCCCCCATCAAGCACCACCTCAGGAACCATGTGCAGTGGCTGCAGGTGGCAGGCAGCAGGCCCACGGACTCACTGCAGGGCATCATCCTGACCGGCTGGCAGAGGTAAGGCCTGGCCAGTCAGAGGGTCCAGGGCAGCTCTGGTGGTCACCACATCGGCCTGTCCAGCGTCCGCTGAGGGCCTTCCCAGGTCGGTCAAAGGGGAAGCAGCCCAAGCCTCTGAGAAGAGCTGCAGGAGACAGCCATGTGGGGTTGGGCCCCGCACGCCAGAGCGGCCACAGAGGGTGCTGCTCATGTGTTCAGGGTCACAAACACGTGGTCCCCAGCCCCCATGCCGCCCGTGTGCACTGCACCTGaggctgtgtgtgtatgtcttgCTTGTGGCACAAGGAGGGGTTTCGGTTCTTTCAGGATTTCACTCAGTTGCTAGAAATGCCATCTCAATTCAGACCCCACAAGAAGGTTCTCGGGTCTCgcacaggaaagaattcaaggccGAGCGCAGTGAGGGGAGGTCACCAAAAGGTGCCCAGTGACAGAGGTGGGGCCCTTGGAAGGCCAGCACAGGCGTGCCCGGCTCTGTTTTCCGTTTTTCTCATATCAGGGTCTTGTCTATGTAAACACTAAGCTGTGCTCCCTGTGGGTGGGGCCAACAGTGTGACAGAACGTGTCACTCCatgggctgagcacggtggctcatgcctgtaatcccagcactctgggaggctgaggcaggtggatcaccagaggtccggtgttcgtgaccagcctggccaacatggtgaaactccatctctactaaagatacaaaaattacccaggtgtggcagcatgtgcctatgatcccagctactcaagaggctgaggcaggagaatcacttgaacccaggaggcagaggttgcagtgagccaagatcacgccgctgcactccagcctgggcgacagagcaaaagtctgtctcaaaaaaaaaaaaaaaagaatgtattattCTATGGATTTAGAGAAAACTGTCCTGGACATTTCAGCGTGTAGCCTATGGAAGCCCAACTGTGGTGACCTAGAAGGCACATGCTGTCATGGGTGTGGGGATGCCAGGGCTGTCCGCTGTTGTAGGAGTGGCCCCTGCAGGTGTCTGAGCGCTTCCTCAGCTGTAAACATGCCGTGACTGTGGGTCCTGCCTGGCAAGGATGGGCCTTGTTAGTCTCATGAAGGAGCTGGGCCTCCGTGGCGTCACCCTCTGTGGTGTCACCCTCTGTGGCGTCACCCTCTGTGGCGTCACCCTCCGTGGCGTCACCCTGGCGCTCCCAGGTCCCTGCTCCCCTGACGACACCATGTGAAAAGCAGAGCTACAGATAAACCCCTGGTCGCCGGCCAAGTCCTGACCTTGGGTCTCATCTCAAGTTAGAGGGGTGAGGGGCAGATGGCGCAGGTGCCGTGGGCTAGGCAAGCGGCTGGAGGCAGGACCCCGCCAGGGGCCCCGTGCCCTGACCCACAAGGCTCAGATTCGATGGAGTCAAGAATTTCATGGTGGGGACCGCAGAGCCTGGTGGGCCAGCCTGCTACAGGGGCAGCTCACAGCTGCCATGCATGTCCACAGCTGGCAGCGGCTCTTTAGAAGCTTCCAGATAGTTCCCACTGTCCTGTTGGGATACAGCTCTGTCTGCACAAACTAGGACCGTCCATAGAGCAGGGCGAGGCTCCTCCTCCCCAGAGGGGCGGCACATCCTTCAGACGAGCCTGGGGCTGTGGCGTCAGGCATCGCCCAGCCTTCGCCTGTGCTCACACCTGGGGCGGCGTCTGTCACCCACCtcacagctgaagaaactgaggcacaggcagGTGGAGGCCCCCTATCCGGCAGTGGGAAGCCCTGACTCCCACCCCAGCCAGGCTGAGGCCCCCCAGCCCTCGCTTGGGACAGATGCTGCCGCTGACCTGCTGCCTGCCAGGCCTGATCTCGCACCCTCCTCGTGGGGTCTTGGGGAAAAGCTGCCGCCCCCACCAGCCAGACAGGAGGCAGCCAAGGGAGAGAGTGGGCAGGAGAGGCCCAGAGGCCCTAGGAGGGGGGCATCAAGGACAGCCCCCAGGAGCAGGAGCCTTTTCTCAGAGGCCAGAGGTGCTGGGGGGAGGGACGATGACTGGCCACCCACCCAAGGCCCACCCAGAGTTCCCATGGCTCTGGAAAGCATCGCAGCAAGGAATCCCTACGCTCTTCACATGTCCGGTTTCTAGAACGGAGTTGATGTGAGAGCCCTGCCGCACAGAACTGTCTTGGAAACCCTGGGCCCCGTGGGTTGAGGGGGTCAGGCTGCCCCCATGGCCCTGGAACAAGAGCAGGGATGTCCCGAATCAGGGCACCTGTGTCAGGCCGGTGGGGGTGGGCTGTGGAGCTGAGTGCCCCTCTCCTGGACCCAGGTACGACCACTTCTCTGTGCTGTGCGAGCTGCTCCCTGCAGGAGTCCCGTCCCTGGCCGCCTGTCTACAGTTGCTTCTACACGGTATGTCTGGTCTGGTCACCCCAAGCCCCGCCGGCTCCTCCCAGAAAGACCCGGAGGGCAGGAGGCCAAGCACCCAGAGCTCCAACCACCCTGCTGGACCGTGGTGGTTCTCACAGCAGGAGGATGGTCTCACTGCCCCAGCTTAGCCACCCGCCTGCCCTGAAGTCCACCCAGGCTGGGCCTGCACCCAGGTCTCCAAGCCTAAGCCCAAAGCAGGCTGGAGAGTGACGCGGGACGCACCCCTCAGACACAGTGAATCCGCAGAAATGCGCGCAGGTCGGATGTGGGGAGCAGCTCCACCTTTGCTGCACACACATCCTGCACACCTGGCTGAGCAGGTGTGGGGTGCAGGCGCCCGGCCCTGGAAGGCCCTGCACCCTGGACCCAGCACTTACACTTCCAGGTTGCCTGAGGGAGTAGCAGGACCTATGGTCAAGGGCAGGCCCTGGGAGCCCCTCGGGGTCAGCAGGGGCTTGGCCAGATGAGCCGTGTGCATGGAAACTCGCAGGCCACACAGGAAACTAGCAACTGCATGGTGctgacacagaaagaaaaatggccGAGACGCGCTGAGAGCAGGACCCATGGGCGTGGCGGCCCAGGGACGGGGGTGCAACCAGTGAGGACGCAGAATGAGATCAGATTGATTTAGCTGCTGAGTCTGAACTGCTTAGAAAAGGGCAGAAACGATAAAAGCAGACACTCACGTGCCCCACACTAAAGAGCTGCGTTAATATGGATGGTATTTGCAGCGTCCCTTGCCCACAGCCCCACCCGCCACCCCTGGGACTGGGGCACTGGGGCCGTCAGCCTCTCGCAGCGAGTATATCCATGAACAACTCGGAGATCTGTCCACGCTGGTGCCCACAGGCCTCACGGGTTTGTTTCGGGTGCTCTAGAATATTCCGTTGATTGTGTGAACCACAGTGGCAAACGCTGCGTGAGCCCTGGACACCTGTGCGGATTGGGCTGTGCCCAGCAGGAAGAACCACTTGCTGTCTGGGTGTTGCTGCCGGCAACacagtcttatttctgttttctgattttttaaataacgAATGTATTTCACATGTTTAAAGAGAAGCAGCAAGCCCATCTGCCCCCAGGTCCCCTTGGGGCCGGCACACGCAGGGCTGGGCCTGGCCAGTGGCTCTCCATGCCGCCCGCCCACTGCCCCAGCACCTAGGCCTGCAGGTCCCAATGTAGCCCCTGCCCTCCTCCACAGGCCCCTCCAACTGTCCCGCTCTGTAATTTCAGGAGGATTTGATGGAGATGCTAAAGCGAAAGTGGAGAACCTTCTTGGGATTTCCAACCTGGAGATGATGGACCCTGTTAGGCAAGCACCCTGCAGCCCTCCCCGTCCCATTTCCCCGCTCCCCgtccttctctccccttcccctgcctGTGGAGACCGCTGTTCTCAGCAGGGCTCTCTGCAGGGAGGGGGCCGGCTCTTTCCCTGGCAGCAACATCCTTGCCCTTGTCACACAAGTCAGCCTCCATCTGCGCAGTTCTGTGGACGCGCTGCTGGAGGGCAACACGTGAGTGTGGGAGGCAGGTGTGGGTGAGCGGGCAGGCATGGGGCGGGTGAGGGGCAGGTGTGGGTGAGGGGGCAGGTGTGGGTGGGAGGCAGGTGCAGGTGAGGGGCAGGTTCAcaagccccaccccacccccaggcaCAGGAGGCGGCAGCCTCATCTTTCACAAGGACTTTCTGGGGGACATAAGACTTAGAAATGTCTACCCCACtcttaaaacattttctgtattACTGTAAAGCTGCCCCATGGCTGCCTTGGTAGCCCACGGCACACCCATATGTGGATTTGCCCCAGGTACGTCACCGGCTGGTTCAGCCCCTACCACCGCCGGCGGAAGCTCATCCACCCGGTCATGGTTCAGCACATCCAGCCCGCAGCACTCAGGTGAGACCCTAGGCTCTTACAGGCTGTGCAGCCGTGGGTTCTCTGAGGACTGCTGCTGCTGTTGACATGTCCTTCAACCAGAGGAGGAGCGGAGGGTGAGCCCCTAGTTGTAAAGGGCCCTCAGGTCTCAGATGTGCAGCTGTCACTGACTTGTTCCTCCAGACACACCGATGAGGGTCagtagccccattttacagataggtaAGCTGAGGCACAGGGCAGTACTGACCATGGGGTTGAGGGCAAGTCCCGAGTGTGCAGAGTGCACGTTCACGGCGCCCTCACCCGCAGCCTCCTGGCGCAGTGGAGCACCCTCGTGCGGGAGCTGGAGGTCGCCCTGCAGCTGGCTTTCTACCCGGATGCCGTGGAGGAGTGGCTAGAGGAGAACGTGCACCCCAGCCTGCAGCGGCTGCAAGCTCTACTGCAGGACCTCAGCGAGGTGgccaccccctcacccccacccccacccccacccaccagcCCTGGCAGGGACACTGCTCAGGACCCCTGAGGGGAGAGCTTGTGCCAGGAGGCTCCTGCTATGGGCAGGGGGGCTCTGCACTGCCAACTGTCAGCCAGGGCAACAGGGGCCCACGTGACTGTTGCACCCTGTGGCCCAGCAGTGTCTGGCCCACACTCAGTTCCTGAGCGCCCTGGGCAACCCCTGGGGGAGAGACTAGAAAACACAGAAAGCAGCAGCACAGGGAGACCCGCTTTGTGACACTGACTCTTCGGAAATAAAGAGTGGAAGCCGCGGGTGACATGCGAAGGGTTATTTATGGTTATTATGACCATGTCCTGCAAAGAGGGGCTGGCAGCCACTACTGAGGAGGAGGGTCCCACCTCTCTCCTGTCTGCTTTCACCGAGGCCACAGCCAGACCTGGGGCAAAGGCGTTCCCGGTCCTACCCAGCCATTCCTGGGCCTGCCGCCGCGGGGCTCACAGGACCCAGGAGTCCCCAGTTCACAGGCCAGGGCATCAGGCCAGGCGCTCTCGGTGCACACCGCACCTGGGAGGACCTGGGTGCACTCAGGAGACCAAGAGCCCCAGCGGGTCAGGATGGTTGGCATTCAGCTCCTACGGGGTGAGGGAAAGAGGCTGGAACTCAATTTCTGCAGAAAATCTCCTAATTTTTCTTGTTTGGTTAGTATTTTTGCAAAGACAGGATCTTCttgtgtgcccaggctggtcttggacttctggcctcaagcagtcctcccaccttggcctcccagagtgctgggattactggcatgaaccaTTGCGCCCGGCCGGAGCTCCCGGTTTTTAAGCGCTGCACAATACTGGAAGAGCTGACCTGTCTTCTGGCCTCGCAGCTTCTGCTGAGGCTGAGGGTGAGGAACAGAGAGACCTTTCTGTGACGACCACAGGGGCAGAGCGGTCTGTGCGCCGAGATCCTGGCATCATCAAGGGAGGCGGGTCCTTGGGGAGGGGCAGCTTCCACAGTGTGGCTGCAGCGTGCACAGCCAGGTAGGCCCCGGATGTTCGCCCCTCGCTGCCCTTGGGGAAGCACCTGACCGCTGGGGATGTCCACCCAGGGAGAGGACACTGTGTCGGGGACAACACGCAGCATCAGCACCCACAGGGGCCCGGCCTGGCCCGGCCTCTCCACTCGCCCGAGGTCTGGCTGTGGCCCACAGCAGGAGTCCAGGGCTGGCGAGACCTCCAGCTGCAGGAAGGCAGGCCCAGGCCTCACGATGGAGAAAGTCTGGGTGTCCTGGTCTGGCCTGCTGTTTCGTGCAGTGTGAAAGCAGCAGTGTGAGCAGGCAAGAGGCCGACTCGGCTGGAGGCACCGACTGAAGCCAAGGCCACGGGGTTCTGTGGGCTGTGCACGGGCTCAGGCACACCAGGAATGTGCCACGGGTCCTGTGGGTGGTGCACAGGCTCAGGCATACCGGGGCTGTCAGCTCTGGCTCCCAGGGTCGCCGGCCTCACTGTCACTGCTCTGAGACAGCTCTGTGGGGCTTTCAAGGCAGTGCAGCTCCAGGAAGCTGGTGATGAGCTTGGCGATGGCTTCCACATCACTGGGCAAGGCCGGCAATGGGAGGAAGGTCAGGTCACCTCAGCACAGGGCGCCATGAGACCCCACAGCAGCCTCCTCCTCAACCACCCACCTCCAGCAGCCCCTGGGGCTCCCAAACTGGACCCAGCACTTCCTGGCCGCCTCCTACCCTCCCAGCCACGGAGGCTGCCCCTGAGCCTGCACATGCTTAACGTGGGCCCCTCTGTTTCTCGTCCACAAACTCATCTCCTCTCCCAGCTGTCCTGTAGCTCTGGGTGGTCAGGAACGGGAGTCACCTGACACAGCTGCAGCTCCAGCCAGATCAAAGTCCCACAGCCTTACCTGCGGTGGCCCATGACTGCACTCTGCGTGAGGGGGTGGGAGAAGCCCGTCGCAAGCCGGAGCACCACCATGTAGCCCTTCCCAAAGTACCGGACCTTCTCCTCCTCTACGCTCACATCGCGGACATCATGCAGCAGGACCACCACTGTGGGGAGACGGTCAGTGGCCGAGCCGTCCCCGCCCACACGTGCCACCCGGCAGTCACACCAGGGCCACTGGCGCCATCGAGAGCGACAGCCACGCCTGGTTGGCAGCAAAAGCATTTGCTGTTTCCTGCCTGAGGCTGGGTCCTGGAGGACTGCTGTGGCCCTGACAGCAGTGCAGGGTCCTCCGGGTGGGAAGGACGTGCCCGCGGTGCAGGCTGGCAGGCCACATGCACAGCCTGCTGGTTCTCCTGGGAGTGCCGACCACGGGGACCCGCTCAGTGCGAGGCCGCCATCTTTACACTGTACTGTTTCCCCGAGGTTGGCTGCTGAGCCAGGGCCACCCTGCAATTTTCTGTGGCAACTCAGGGAAGCCACCTCTTTGGGTACCAGGGCGGCCCCAACTGTTGTCAGAAAACGGCACAGCTGCCTCTCACAGCCCAGGCCAGGCCTGCAACTCCTCTCCCCAAAGCCACGGTGACTTGGGGCCAATGCCCTGGCCAGGTCCCTGCAGGGATCTAGGAAGCAGCGTGTCAGAAGCACAGCATTGTGGCACTAAACCCAAGACTGCCCAGCAACTCTGGTCACCAGAATCTGTCCCCTCTCTGGGGCTATGCATGGGCAGCCGGACCCTGGGGCCTCTCTCTCTGCAGCAGCATCTACAGGAAACTGGTACTGACCACAGCTGGGCCACTGCCCAGGCTCAAGGGTGGGGGGTTCCTCGGACCTTCCAGCCCCTACTGCAGGCCCAGTAGGACCCACAGGAAAGCTGGAGCAGAGCCAAGGCCCGCAAGTAGCCAGGTGGCCCCACTCCGGAACGCCCGTGGGCTGCCGTGGctctccctgccccaccctgtGACCTGCCGCTGGGGCCAGACTGTACCTGGGGACAAGTGGCTGCCAGGCAGGCGGGAGAACACAGCTAAACAGGCTGCCCAAGCACGCTGGGCCAGACCCCTGCTCTGCCAGACCTctgctcctcccaccctccccagggGCCAAACCTCTAAAGAACCCAGGAGGCTCTAGGACCCCGCCCAGCAGGTGAGCAGATGAGCAGGTGGGGCGTATCTGTGGGATCCTGCGTCCAGCGGGCAGGACACAACCCTGGTCACCAAGC
Protein-coding sequences here:
- the HEXD gene encoding hexosaminidase D isoform X2, whose translation is MSGSTPFKMTLVHLDLKGAPPKVSYLSEIFPLFRALGANGLLIEYEDMFPYEGPLRLLRAKYAYSPSEIKEILHLAGLNELEVIPLVQTFGHMEFVLKHAAFAHLREVGPFPCTLNPHEAESLALVGAMIDQVLELHPGARWLHVGCDEVYYLGEGEASRRWLQQEQNSTGKLCLSHMRAVASHVQTQRPSVTPLVWDDMLRDLPEDQLAASGVPQLVEPVLWDYAADLDVHGKVLLMQKYWRCGFPRLWAASAFKGATGPSQAVPPIKHHLRNHVQWLQVAGSRPTDSLQGIILTGWQRYDHFSVLCELLPAGVPSLAACLQLLLHGGFDGDAKAKVENLLGISNLEMMDPVREGAGSFPGSNILALVTQVSLHLRSSVDALLEGNTYVTGWFSPYHRRRKLIHPVMVQHIQPAALRHTDEGQ
- the HEXD gene encoding hexosaminidase D isoform X1; amino-acid sequence: MSGSTPFKMTLVHLDLKGAPPKVSYLSEIFPLFRALGANGLLIEYEDMFPYEGPLRLLRAKYAYSPSEIKEILHLAGLNELEVIPLVQTFGHMEFVLKHAAFAHLREVGPFPCTLNPHEAESLALVGAMIDQVLELHPGARWLHVGCDEVYYLGEGEASRRWLQQEQNSTGKLCLSHMRAVASHVQTQRPSVTPLVWDDMLRDLPEDQLAASGVPQLVEPVLWDYAADLDVHGKVLLMQKYWRCGFPRLWAASAFKGATGPSQAVPPIKHHLRNHVQWLQVAGSRPTDSLQGIILTGWQRYDHFSVLCELLPAGVPSLAACLQLLLHGGFDGDAKAKVENLLGISNLEMMDPVREGAGSFPGSNILALVTQVSLHLRSSVDALLEGNTYVTGWFSPYHRRRKLIHPVMVQHIQPAALSLLAQWSTLVRELEVALQLAFYPDAVEEWLEENVHPSLQRLQALLQDLSEVATPSPPPPPPPTSPGRDTAQDP